One genomic segment of Aliarcobacter cibarius includes these proteins:
- a CDS encoding nitronate monooxygenase — translation MRIGKYEIKHPIIQGGMGVGISWDQLAGHVSLEGGLGVISAVGTGYYKKLSPKVHITMKKDKPKEVINFYSKEALTEIFDNARKICGNAPLACNILYAINDYGRVVKDACEAGANIIITGAGIPTNMPEFTKDYPEVALVPIVSSARALKLICKKWQRYNKLPDAVIVEGPLSGGHQGFKYEDCYKEEFQLENIVPPVIEEAKNWGDIPVIAAGGIWDKKDIDKFLALGCVGVQMATRFIGTSECDADAKFKDVLLNAKEEDIVLMSSPVGLPARGVKTNLQFAIENKTAPKVQCISNCVAPCNRGHEAKLVGYCIADRLGAAYKGDTETGLFFSGSNGYRIDKIISVKELMEKLTKGE, via the coding sequence GTGAGAATAGGAAAATATGAAATAAAGCACCCAATAATTCAAGGTGGTATGGGTGTTGGAATTAGTTGGGATCAGTTAGCTGGGCACGTTAGTCTTGAAGGTGGTTTAGGAGTAATTTCGGCAGTTGGTACAGGATATTATAAAAAACTTAGTCCAAAAGTACACATCACTATGAAAAAAGACAAACCTAAAGAAGTTATAAATTTTTATAGTAAAGAAGCTTTAACAGAAATTTTTGATAATGCTAGAAAAATTTGTGGAAATGCACCATTAGCTTGTAATATATTATATGCAATAAATGATTATGGAAGAGTTGTAAAAGATGCTTGCGAGGCTGGTGCTAATATTATTATAACAGGTGCTGGAATTCCTACAAATATGCCTGAATTCACAAAAGATTATCCAGAGGTTGCATTAGTTCCTATCGTTTCAAGTGCAAGAGCATTAAAATTAATTTGTAAAAAATGGCAAAGATATAACAAATTACCTGATGCTGTAATCGTTGAAGGACCTTTAAGTGGGGGGCATCAAGGGTTTAAGTATGAAGATTGTTATAAAGAAGAGTTTCAACTTGAAAATATAGTTCCACCTGTTATTGAAGAAGCAAAAAACTGGGGTGATATACCAGTAATTGCAGCTGGAGGGATTTGGGATAAAAAAGATATTGATAAATTTTTAGCTTTAGGTTGTGTTGGAGTTCAAATGGCTACAAGATTTATTGGTACATCCGAATGTGATGCAGATGCTAAGTTCAAAGATGTTTTATTAAATGCAAAAGAAGAGGATATAGTTCTAATGAGTTCTCCAGTTGGTCTTCCTGCTCGTGGAGTAAAAACAAATTTACAATTTGCAATAGAAAATAAAACAGCGCCAAAAGTTCAATGTATTTCAAACTGTGTTGCGCCATGTAATCGTGGACATGAAGCTAAATTAGTTGGTTATTGTATAGCCGATAGATTAGGAGCTGCTTATAAGGGTGATACAGAAACTGGATTATTTTTCTCAGGTTCAAATGGATATAGAATAGATAAAATAATCTCCGTAAAAGAGTTAATGGAAAAATTAACTAAGGGAGAGTAA
- a CDS encoding N-acetylmuramoyl-L-alanine amidase family protein, which produces MIKPDELIIMAESDNPSSKQEVAKNQNTIEKKNSKKEEQKVQNNLEKNEQKSNPKEKSVIEDEVIFSDNNNKSNPKNRIIVIDAGHGGDDVGAVGPNKRYEKVVNLEVTKYLYKILKQRGYNVYLTRSNDKFIKVMDRTILANDKNADLFISIHTNAMPKEKANSTSGIETFFLSPARSERAKRVAALENKDDIREMNESSKSAFLESLNRPRITASHKFAIDVQAGLLQSTRTKYKDVKDTGVKEGPFWVLVGAQMPSILIELGFISHPEESRRLYEKSYQQLLANGIANGIDSYFSKNP; this is translated from the coding sequence ATGATAAAACCTGATGAGTTAATTATTATGGCAGAAAGTGATAATCCTAGTTCAAAACAAGAAGTAGCTAAAAACCAAAATACCATAGAGAAAAAAAACTCAAAAAAAGAAGAACAAAAAGTTCAAAATAATTTAGAAAAAAACGAACAAAAATCAAATCCAAAAGAAAAATCTGTTATAGAAGATGAAGTAATTTTTTCTGATAACAATAATAAATCAAATCCAAAAAATAGAATTATTGTAATTGATGCTGGACATGGTGGAGATGATGTTGGTGCTGTTGGACCAAATAAAAGATATGAAAAAGTTGTTAATTTAGAAGTTACAAAATATCTTTACAAAATCCTAAAGCAAAGAGGATATAACGTATATTTAACAAGATCAAATGATAAGTTTATAAAAGTTATGGACAGGACTATATTAGCAAATGATAAAAATGCTGATCTATTCATATCTATTCATACAAATGCTATGCCAAAAGAGAAAGCTAACAGTACAAGTGGTATTGAAACATTCTTTTTAAGTCCTGCTAGAAGTGAAAGAGCAAAAAGAGTTGCTGCACTAGAGAATAAAGATGATATTAGAGAAATGAATGAAAGCTCGAAAAGTGCATTTTTAGAGAGCTTAAATCGTCCAAGAATAACAGCTTCTCACAAATTTGCTATAGATGTTCAAGCTGGTCTTTTACAATCAACTAGAACTAAATATAAAGACGTAAAAGATACTGGTGTAAAAGAAGGACCATTTTGGGTTTTAGTTGGAGCACAAATGCCATCAATACTAATTGAATTAGGATTTATTTCACATCCTGAAGAAAGTAGAAGACTTTATGAAAAAAGTTATCAACAACTTTTAGCAAATGGTATTGCTAATGGAATAGATTCTTACTTTTCAAAAAATCCTTAA
- a CDS encoding HD domain-containing protein, whose product MINPKIIDYIFSSASIQRWNDYPRMVELVELDKQAHKFIIAYFIAKLEDDINFTHLIEAGIFEFLRRVVVTDIRPDVFRKALQKKSKEINSWVVEKLRISLQDIDNGNFLQKFEEFLNDSNMYKKERFILKAASYLSTRWEFSIVYQTSQFLSDIEDVKKAVEAEIEDYYELIGVRKIALNKKLSKVIDLSGRLRFQKRWAQTPRIPETSVLGHMLTVAFFSYFYSLNVKACDKRLQNNFFTALFHDLPEALTRDIISPVKYSVDELSDIIAEYEVAKIEDDILPNIPESIQQEFSYILGIYNGIKEEFANKVKIDGKITEVEDINKYNLDKYEGIDGLALKQCDKLSAFVEASLSISHGIKSKELISGKKEILKGLKEISGIDFKKIALEIDSEFGSNGQVQTTLDFE is encoded by the coding sequence GTGATTAACCCAAAAATTATTGATTATATATTTTCAAGTGCTTCTATTCAAAGATGGAATGATTATCCAAGAATGGTTGAACTTGTAGAACTTGATAAACAAGCTCACAAATTCATAATTGCATATTTTATAGCAAAACTAGAAGATGATATAAACTTTACCCATCTAATAGAAGCTGGTATTTTTGAATTTCTAAGACGAGTTGTTGTTACAGATATACGACCTGATGTTTTTAGAAAAGCTTTACAAAAAAAATCAAAAGAGATTAATTCTTGGGTTGTAGAAAAATTAAGAATCTCTTTACAAGATATTGACAATGGAAATTTTTTACAAAAATTTGAAGAGTTCTTAAATGATTCAAATATGTATAAAAAAGAGAGATTTATTTTAAAAGCTGCTTCATATTTGTCAACTAGATGGGAATTTTCAATTGTATACCAAACAAGCCAATTTTTAAGTGATATTGAAGATGTAAAAAAAGCAGTTGAGGCTGAAATTGAAGACTATTATGAATTAATTGGTGTTCGAAAAATTGCTTTGAATAAGAAGCTTAGCAAGGTAATTGATTTAAGTGGAAGATTAAGATTTCAGAAACGTTGGGCACAAACTCCAAGAATTCCAGAAACTTCAGTTTTAGGTCATATGTTAACGGTTGCATTTTTCTCATATTTTTATAGTTTAAATGTAAAAGCTTGTGATAAAAGATTACAAAATAACTTCTTCACTGCCCTATTTCATGATTTACCTGAAGCACTCACAAGAGACATTATAAGCCCTGTAAAATACAGTGTGGATGAGCTTTCTGATATTATTGCAGAATATGAAGTGGCAAAAATTGAAGATGATATTCTTCCTAATATTCCAGAAAGTATTCAGCAAGAGTTCTCTTATATTTTAGGAATATATAACGGTATAAAAGAAGAATTTGCAAACAAAGTGAAAATTGATGGCAAAATCACTGAAGTTGAAGATATTAATAAATATAACCTTGATAAATACGAAGGAATAGATGGTTTAGCTTTAAAACAATGTGATAAATTATCTGCTTTTGTTGAAGCTAGTCTATCTATTTCTCATGGAATAAAGTCAAAAGAGCTTATTAGTGGGAAAAAAGAGATTTTAAAAGGTTTAAAAGAGATAAGTGGAATTGATTTTAAGAAAATAGCTCTTGAAATTGATAGTGAATTTGGAAGTAATGGCCAAGTTCAAACAACACTAGATTTTGAATAA
- the lepB gene encoding signal peptidase I — MLNKIYKWSSSWTGTIVIVLGIIFFIAQAFVIPSGSMKNTLLIGDMLFVKKFSYGVPTPTIPWLELKVLPDFNNNGHLIEGERPKRGDIVVFRYPHNPDIHYVKRAVAVGGDIVALKDKVLYLHPKEGNEYVKTEFKDYETIEISGKLFVANPYSKEHKGIHNDPNVTRDIGPKELFDMHPIVIPEDETFMMGDNRDHSNDSRFWGSVPYKYIVGTPWFIYFSWDSDYKIRWDRVFKTVESLEKNIDITKEIKHEEGIY, encoded by the coding sequence ATGTTAAATAAAATTTATAAATGGTCATCTTCATGGACTGGAACAATTGTTATTGTTCTTGGAATTATATTTTTTATAGCTCAAGCTTTTGTAATTCCTAGTGGAAGTATGAAAAACACTCTTTTAATTGGTGATATGCTTTTTGTTAAAAAATTTTCTTATGGTGTTCCAACTCCTACTATTCCATGGTTAGAACTTAAAGTTTTACCAGATTTTAATAACAATGGACATTTAATAGAAGGTGAAAGACCAAAAAGAGGAGATATTGTAGTATTTAGATATCCACATAATCCTGATATTCACTATGTAAAAAGAGCTGTTGCAGTTGGTGGAGATATTGTTGCTCTAAAAGATAAAGTTTTATATCTTCATCCAAAAGAAGGAAATGAGTATGTAAAAACTGAATTTAAAGATTATGAAACAATAGAAATTAGTGGAAAATTATTTGTTGCAAACCCTTATTCAAAAGAACACAAAGGAATTCATAATGATCCAAATGTTACACGAGACATAGGTCCTAAAGAGTTATTTGATATGCATCCTATTGTAATTCCTGAAGATGAAACTTTTATGATGGGTGATAATAGAGACCATTCAAATGATTCAAGATTTTGGGGAAGTGTTCCATATAAATATATTGTTGGAACTCCTTGGTTCATATACTTCTCGTGGGATAGTGATTACAAAATTAGATGGGATAGAGTTTTTAAAACTGTTGAAAGCTTAGAAAAAAATATTGATATAACAAAAGAAATTAAGCATGAAGAAGGAATTTACTAA
- a CDS encoding NUDIX domain-containing protein — translation MINVKSYGIVLYKVSKKDIKILLCLGVTSGDKWGCLKGSKERDESAYECAKREFFEESSINVDIALFEEYFEQVNIEKNVGIWLVNASNIDNIDKYFNKDKLKPEYLSWENSDVKFFSISKLPKIKSKQKDLIKDIKDFLKSKNLFH, via the coding sequence ATGATAAATGTAAAATCTTATGGGATTGTTTTATATAAAGTTTCAAAAAAAGATATAAAAATCTTACTTTGTTTAGGTGTTACTAGTGGTGATAAGTGGGGATGTTTAAAAGGTAGCAAAGAAAGAGATGAGAGCGCTTATGAATGTGCAAAAAGAGAATTTTTTGAGGAATCTTCTATAAATGTTGATATAGCACTTTTTGAAGAATATTTTGAACAAGTAAATATAGAGAAAAATGTTGGTATTTGGCTTGTAAATGCTTCAAATATTGATAATATAGATAAGTATTTTAATAAAGATAAATTGAAACCTGAATACTTATCTTGGGAAAATTCTGATGTTAAATTTTTCTCAATATCTAAACTCCCAAAGATAAAGAGCAAGCAAAAAGATTTAATAAAAGATATTAAGGATTTTTTGAAAAGTAAGAATCTATTCCATTAG
- the rpiB gene encoding ribose 5-phosphate isomerase B codes for MKYYIGADHAGIEIKAFVKDLFEQRGHEVIDMGPYSKDRVDYPDFAEKVCKKVLEDVGSMGILICGSGLGMSMAANKFDGIRAALCHNEYSAKMARKHNDANILCLGERVSGEGMIEAIIKAWDKAEFEGGRHTQRVEKINALGKMGSCRA; via the coding sequence ATGAAATATTATATTGGAGCAGATCACGCAGGAATAGAAATAAAAGCTTTCGTAAAAGATTTATTTGAACAAAGAGGACACGAAGTTATTGATATGGGTCCTTATTCAAAAGATAGAGTTGATTATCCTGATTTTGCAGAAAAAGTTTGTAAAAAAGTATTAGAAGATGTTGGTTCAATGGGTATATTAATTTGTGGTTCAGGACTAGGAATGAGTATGGCTGCAAACAAATTTGATGGAATAAGAGCTGCTTTATGTCACAATGAATATAGTGCAAAAATGGCAAGAAAACATAATGATGCAAATATATTATGTTTAGGTGAAAGAGTTAGCGGAGAAGGTATGATTGAAGCTATAATAAAAGCTTGGGATAAGGCTGAATTTGAAGGTGGAAGACACACTCAAAGAGTTGAAAAAATAAATGCTTTAGGAAAAATGGGAAGCTGTAGAGCTTAA
- a CDS encoding 50S ribosomal protein L25/general stress protein Ctc: MLEGIVRDSITKAAVKALRKEGYLIANIYGKGLENISAAFKRNDFIKYLRNKNTLAFDVSVAGKTLKVVVQEYQKCPITSDLLHVDLMVAQAGVRTSYKVPVVATGSAKGLKNKGLLMLHTRRLPVKCTIENLPNNITIDVADLDTGDNVLLRDLTLPEGVDCYLDPRVPIVGVIKAK, translated from the coding sequence ATGTTAGAGGGTATCGTAAGAGATAGTATAACTAAAGCTGCAGTTAAAGCTTTAAGAAAAGAAGGTTATTTAATTGCAAATATCTATGGAAAAGGTTTAGAGAACATCTCTGCTGCATTCAAAAGAAATGATTTTATTAAATATTTAAGAAATAAAAACACTTTAGCTTTTGATGTTAGTGTTGCAGGAAAAACTTTAAAAGTTGTTGTTCAAGAATACCAAAAATGTCCTATTACTTCAGATTTATTACATGTTGATTTAATGGTAGCTCAAGCTGGTGTTAGAACTTCATATAAAGTTCCAGTTGTTGCAACAGGAAGTGCAAAAGGTCTTAAAAATAAAGGTCTTTTAATGTTACATACAAGAAGATTACCAGTTAAATGTACAATTGAGAATTTACCAAATAACATTACAATTGATGTTGCAGATTTAGATACAGGTGACAACGTTTTATTAAGAGATTTAACTCTTCCTGAAGGTGTTGATTGTTATTTAGATCCAAGAGTACCAATTGTTGGTGTAATTAAAGCTAAATAA
- a CDS encoding TonB-dependent receptor, whose product MRGNRVTLLSLAVATVLSANETTTLDNINIVEKSNSEVVKNISDEELKSADLAEALMKNSPSISIVRRNGIANDIILRGQKKDNINILIDNAKIHGACPNRMDPPTSHVVTNNIKNVKVIEGPFDVENFGTLSGLVQVETKDPKESFHGEVNLNAGSFGYKKASATIEGGDDKVKALISASTEESKAYKDGNGDNFLEQQIKRGVPFATQYKKDDIDAFEKKSVLTKLQFNVTDDQDLKLSYTANRNDGILYPAGPMDADYDDSDIYTLGYTIRDLGSLSKQLDLDYYYSKVDHPMSGKLRNGGTMPTYMTNHLKTSIWGTTVKNSLEVGDSLVTVGLDTSVRNWRGSMYSTNINTGTITASNTNRMYSTDTTNKAIFTKVEKSIGNLDLEAGLRHDNTDIDTQRSNVDNKKYSSLNGYIFSAYNFDEQSKVFAGIGKSSRVPDARELYQETTASNSDLEDTKNYEADLGFEKTIGNFYVKPKVFYSVLKDYIYNSGKFENIDAKIYGFDLSGHYYFTDNFAFDYGFAYQRGKKDGNYRDKDLAEIPPLKANLALSYEYEKYKFKVEVVAVDRWSKFDESAKEQEIAGYAITNLKYTQELFKYFELTLGVDNVFDKVYNSTNTYQDIRYVEVGGDQILFNDPGRYGYVNLKYSF is encoded by the coding sequence ATGAGAGGAAATAGGGTTACTTTATTATCACTTGCAGTTGCTACAGTTTTAAGTGCAAATGAGACTACAACTTTAGATAATATAAATATAGTTGAGAAATCTAATTCAGAAGTAGTGAAAAATATTAGTGATGAAGAATTAAAAAGTGCTGATTTAGCAGAAGCTTTAATGAAAAATTCTCCTAGTATATCAATAGTAAGAAGAAATGGTATAGCAAACGATATTATTCTAAGAGGTCAAAAAAAAGATAATATAAATATTTTAATAGATAATGCAAAAATACATGGTGCATGTCCAAATAGAATGGATCCTCCAACTTCTCATGTTGTTACAAACAATATAAAAAATGTTAAAGTTATTGAAGGTCCTTTTGATGTTGAAAATTTTGGAACTTTGAGTGGACTTGTACAAGTTGAGACAAAAGATCCAAAAGAAAGTTTTCATGGTGAAGTAAATCTAAATGCTGGAAGTTTTGGATATAAAAAAGCTAGTGCAACTATCGAAGGTGGTGATGATAAAGTTAAAGCTTTAATTTCTGCTTCAACAGAAGAGAGCAAGGCATATAAAGATGGAAATGGTGATAATTTCTTAGAACAACAAATAAAAAGAGGTGTACCGTTTGCTACTCAATATAAAAAAGATGATATTGATGCCTTTGAAAAAAAGAGCGTTTTAACAAAACTTCAATTTAATGTTACAGATGATCAAGACTTAAAACTTTCATATACAGCAAATAGAAATGATGGTATTTTATATCCAGCTGGTCCAATGGATGCTGATTATGATGATAGTGATATTTATACTTTAGGTTACACTATAAGAGATTTGGGAAGTTTATCTAAGCAACTTGATTTAGATTATTATTACTCAAAAGTTGATCACCCTATGAGTGGAAAATTAAGAAATGGTGGAACAATGCCAACATATATGACTAACCACTTAAAAACTTCTATTTGGGGGACAACAGTTAAAAACTCTTTAGAAGTAGGGGATTCTTTAGTTACAGTTGGATTGGATACAAGTGTTAGAAATTGGAGAGGAAGTATGTATAGTACAAATATAAATACTGGTACAATAACTGCATCTAATACTAATCGTATGTATTCTACAGATACAACAAATAAAGCAATATTTACAAAAGTTGAAAAATCTATTGGGAATTTAGATTTAGAAGCAGGTCTTAGACATGATAATACAGATATTGATACACAAAGATCAAATGTTGATAATAAAAAATATTCTAGTTTAAATGGATATATATTTTCAGCCTATAATTTTGATGAACAAAGTAAAGTATTTGCTGGTATTGGTAAATCTTCAAGGGTTCCAGATGCAAGAGAACTATATCAAGAAACAACAGCTTCAAATTCAGATTTAGAAGATACAAAAAACTATGAAGCAGATTTAGGTTTTGAAAAAACTATTGGTAATTTTTATGTAAAACCAAAAGTTTTCTATTCAGTATTAAAAGATTATATATATAACAGTGGAAAATTTGAAAATATTGATGCAAAAATTTATGGATTTGATTTAAGTGGTCATTATTATTTTACAGATAATTTTGCATTTGATTATGGTTTTGCTTACCAAAGAGGTAAAAAAGATGGAAATTATAGAGATAAAGATTTAGCTGAAATTCCACCATTGAAAGCAAATTTAGCTTTAAGTTATGAGTATGAAAAATATAAATTCAAAGTAGAAGTAGTAGCAGTTGATAGATGGAGTAAATTTGACGAGAGTGCAAAAGAACAAGAAATTGCCGGATATGCTATTACAAATTTAAAATATACTCAAGAATTATTTAAATATTTTGAATTAACTTTAGGAGTTGATAACGTATTTGATAAAGTTTATAATTCTACAAATACTTATCAAGATATTAGATATGTAGAAGTTGGTGGAGATCAAATATTATTTAATGATCCAGGAAGATATGGATATGTAAATTTAAAATATAGCTTTTAA
- a CDS encoding LptF/LptG family permease: MNTLTKYLLEKYLKNFIIVLVSLEIFFVGIDYLQNFKNIPASANLQLLYILYNGFFTLTLALPLSIIFAWVVTLVIFVKNNEFVAFNALGASRRDILFPILFSALTLIFTLIALQTTPLAYSYDQKKKILDNEYFSSTKSDIFLKYDGYFVYFKKLLPLEQIAEDVHVFKIKDEQLVETLIAKTAKFKDNKWEIYDVKVIKKPEVIDVKDSKLDITYADTLTILDGFKPKILDNVYENKSEYSLFDAISALILLNKQDVNTQKIRSIIYNQIFIPFFIFPIILLIYAYTSLNSRFFNLGKFISFSVFGTLIIWGLFFMLYKLTNSGTIVPELAILLPLIIWFVVSIYFYFKKLRA; encoded by the coding sequence ATGAATACATTAACAAAGTACTTATTAGAAAAATATCTAAAAAATTTTATTATAGTCTTAGTCTCTTTAGAGATTTTTTTTGTTGGAATCGACTATTTACAAAATTTTAAAAATATACCTGCATCAGCAAATTTACAACTTTTGTATATTTTATATAATGGTTTTTTTACTTTAACTTTAGCTCTACCTTTGTCAATAATATTTGCTTGGGTTGTAACTTTAGTAATCTTTGTGAAAAACAATGAATTTGTAGCATTTAATGCTCTTGGGGCTTCAAGAAGAGATATTTTATTTCCAATTTTATTTAGTGCACTTACTTTAATTTTTACTTTAATTGCACTTCAAACAACGCCATTAGCCTATTCTTATGACCAAAAAAAGAAAATTTTAGATAATGAGTATTTTTCAAGTACAAAAAGTGATATATTTTTAAAATATGATGGTTATTTTGTTTACTTTAAAAAACTTTTACCATTAGAACAAATTGCTGAAGATGTACATGTTTTTAAAATTAAAGATGAACAATTAGTAGAAACTTTAATTGCTAAAACTGCAAAATTCAAAGATAATAAATGGGAAATATATGATGTTAAAGTTATAAAAAAACCAGAAGTTATAGATGTAAAAGATTCAAAATTAGATATAACTTATGCAGATACTTTGACAATTTTGGATGGATTTAAACCAAAAATTTTGGATAATGTTTATGAAAATAAATCAGAATATTCTTTATTTGATGCAATTTCTGCTTTAATTTTATTAAATAAACAAGATGTTAATACACAAAAAATAAGAAGTATAATTTATAATCAAATTTTTATACCATTTTTTATTTTTCCAATAATTTTGTTGATATATGCTTATACATCATTAAATAGTAGATTCTTTAATTTAGGGAAATTTATATCATTTTCTGTATTTGGCACTCTTATTATTTGGGGTCTATTTTTTATGCTTTATAAACTTACAAACTCAGGTACTATTGTTCCTGAATTGGCAATATTATTACCTTTAATAATATGGTTTGTAGTGTCAATATATTTTTATTTTAAAAAGTTAAGAGCGTAA
- the pth gene encoding aminoacyl-tRNA hydrolase: MYLIVGLGNIGEKYQNTRHNIGFLVIDYITKNLNTSNINNPNFQSTLLKSGYNLFSKPITYMNNSGVAVNSIKDYYKIDLENIIIIHDDLDLPFGTVKFKIGGGHGGHNGLRSLDSHITKEYIRVRVGIGKPKNKEDVANYVLSNFSKEELEELYSRIIPHIALSVEALKELSIDEVKSKYTLK, encoded by the coding sequence ATGTATTTAATTGTTGGTCTTGGAAATATTGGTGAAAAATATCAAAATACAAGACACAATATTGGATTTTTAGTTATAGATTATATAACTAAAAATCTAAACACTTCAAATATAAATAATCCAAACTTTCAGTCTACTCTTTTAAAATCAGGTTATAATCTATTTTCTAAGCCAATTACATATATGAATAATTCTGGAGTTGCTGTTAACTCTATAAAAGATTATTATAAAATTGATTTAGAAAATATTATTATTATTCATGATGATTTAGATTTACCTTTTGGAACTGTAAAGTTTAAAATAGGTGGTGGTCATGGTGGACATAATGGTCTTAGATCATTAGATTCTCATATAACAAAAGAGTATATAAGAGTTCGTGTTGGTATTGGAAAGCCAAAAAATAAAGAAGATGTTGCAAATTATGTTTTAAGTAATTTTTCAAAAGAAGAACTAGAAGAATTATATAGTAGAATTATTCCTCATATTGCTTTATCTGTTGAAGCCTTAAAAGAGCTTAGTATAGATGAAGTAAAATCTAAATATACATTGAAGTGA
- the folD gene encoding bifunctional methylenetetrahydrofolate dehydrogenase/methenyltetrahydrofolate cyclohydrolase FolD, which yields MILLDGKALSAKIKEEVKVEVTQIVKEKEITPGLAVILVGNDAASATYVASKAKACKEAGIYSVVHEMPETITQEELLETINLMNNNPKLDGILVQLPLPKHIDTTTVLEAINPLKDVDGFHPYNVGRMVSNLDSFLPATPFGVMRMFEEHKIELSGKNVVVIGSSDIVGKPMASLLINAKATVTVCNSRTKDLKSHTLKADIVVIAVGVPYLLKEDMVKDGAIVIDVGINRLDTGKLVGDADFEGLKNKCSYLTPVPGGVGPMTIAMLLKNTIKAAKLRDKRETK from the coding sequence ATGATATTACTAGACGGAAAAGCGCTATCAGCTAAAATAAAAGAAGAAGTTAAAGTTGAAGTTACACAAATTGTAAAAGAAAAAGAGATAACTCCAGGACTAGCAGTTATTCTTGTAGGAAATGATGCAGCAAGTGCAACTTATGTAGCGAGTAAAGCAAAAGCTTGTAAAGAAGCTGGAATTTATTCTGTTGTTCACGAAATGCCAGAAACTATAACTCAAGAAGAGTTATTAGAAACTATAAATTTAATGAATAACAATCCAAAATTAGATGGTATTTTAGTACAGCTTCCTTTACCAAAACATATTGATACAACAACAGTTCTTGAAGCAATTAATCCATTAAAAGACGTAGATGGTTTTCATCCTTACAATGTAGGAAGAATGGTTTCAAATCTTGATTCATTTTTACCAGCAACTCCATTTGGTGTTATGAGAATGTTTGAAGAACACAAAATCGAACTTAGTGGTAAAAATGTAGTAGTAATTGGAAGTAGTGATATCGTAGGAAAACCTATGGCATCTTTATTAATAAACGCAAAAGCTACAGTAACAGTTTGTAATAGTAGAACAAAAGATTTAAAATCTCATACATTAAAAGCTGATATTGTTGTAATTGCTGTTGGTGTTCCTTATTTGCTTAAAGAAGACATGGTAAAAGATGGTGCAATTGTAATCGATGTTGGTATAAATAGACTTGATACAGGAAAATTAGTTGGTGATGCTGATTTTGAAGGATTAAAAAATAAATGTTCATATCTTACGCCAGTTCCAGGTGGAGTAGGACCAATGACAATTGCCATGCTTTTAAAAAATACTATAAAAGCTGCTAAGTTAAGAGACAAAAGAGAAACAAAATAA